From the genome of Nicotiana tabacum cultivar K326 chromosome 2, ASM71507v2, whole genome shotgun sequence:
TGTTGAACCCAACCACAAATGAAGAGGCGGATCCATGATTTAAACTATATAAGTTCAATTTTTACGACTTTTAGCAATTAActcattataattttaaaattatgggttcatatttaaaactatttattttaattttaataaattttacatataaatttatgtttcatgtcaaaaattatgagtttaattGAACCACATTCACCTCTAACCACAAGAAAAGGACTTAAAAATGGAAAGTACCAAAAGGGAAATACATTGCTGTCGTAGGACAAATAATACAATAAAGATTCTTTGTACACAACGACTATGCCCAATAAAGACCTCGGCCAATGACCATTAACTACTTAGCTGCATTTGTAGGCAAAATATTTTGAGCATATAAATATACCAACCAAGCACACTTTTTTTCATTAGAATTGCCTAAAGTTGAATCCACACCGCCCACACACCAAACTCCTCCTCATCTCTTCTTGCTCTCTTTCAATGGAGTGGACTAGGGGTCCTATTATTGGCCGTGGCTCTTCTGCCACCGTCTCCCTCGCTACCAACTCTGCAGGGGAGCTTTTTGCTGTTAAATCCATCGAGCTATCTTGTTCTAACATGTTACAAAGAGAGTACTCCCTAATTTCTCAGCTCAATTCACCATTTTTAGTCAAGTGCTTTGGCTTTGACATCACTAGTGAGAAAAATAAGGCCATGTACAACATGTTCATGGAGTATATACCAGGTGGCACTCTTTCTGATTTGATCAAGAAACAAGGAGGCTCGTTGAACGAGTCCGTGATTAAATCTTGCGCTCAACAAATTCTACAGGGCTTGGATTATCTTCACTCAATTGGGCTTGTACATTGTGACATCAAGGGCCAGAACATTTTAATTGGTCAAGATGGTATCAAGATTGCAGATTTGGGATGTGGGAAATTGCTGGGAGATGAAAATGCTGTGAATTCTGGAATTTCCGGCACACCGGCTTTTATGGCACCTGAAGTTGCTCGCGGCGAAGAACAAAAATTTGCAGCTGATATTTGGGCTTTTGGGTGTACTATAATTGAAATGGCCACAGGGTCACCTCCTTGGACTGATATGAAGGACCCTGTTTCTGCTCTGTATAgaatcggttattcaggggatgtGCCCCAATTCCCAAATTATTTATCCACCGATGCCAGAGAATTTTTGGCAAAGTGTTTGAAAAAAGACCCAAAAGAGCGTTGGACGGCTAAACAACTTCTTCAACACCCATTTTTGCAATCTATTGGGTCTAATTGTTTGAAAGTTGAAGAGTTGAAAAGGGGTTCTCCCACTAGTATTTTGGATCAAGGCTTTTGGAATTCGTTTGAGGTGATGGAATCTTCTTCATTAGAATCAAGCATCACCGTTGATTCCCCTGCAGATAGGATCAAACGGCTGATTGGTGATGAGGGAATATCAGGCTTTTTGAAACCTGATTGGGTGGAGGAAGAAAGTTGGGTGACAGTTAGAGGCAGTGATACAGAAGGAAGTTCGTTAATTTCAGAGCAAAATTGCGAGTTGATCCAAGATTTTGA
Proteins encoded in this window:
- the LOC107781848 gene encoding mitogen-activated protein kinase kinase kinase 18-like, encoding MEWTRGPIIGRGSSATVSLATNSAGELFAVKSIELSCSNMLQREYSLISQLNSPFLVKCFGFDITSEKNKAMYNMFMEYIPGGTLSDLIKKQGGSLNESVIKSCAQQILQGLDYLHSIGLVHCDIKGQNILIGQDGIKIADLGCGKLLGDENAVNSGISGTPAFMAPEVARGEEQKFAADIWAFGCTIIEMATGSPPWTDMKDPVSALYRIGYSGDVPQFPNYLSTDAREFLAKCLKKDPKERWTAKQLLQHPFLQSIGSNCLKVEELKRGSPTSILDQGFWNSFEVMESSSLESSITVDSPADRIKRLIGDEGISGFLKPDWVEEESWVTVRGSDTEGSSLISEQNCELIQDFEELLDMETSESTIFSDHEFVASLDFDATLIDCITDEIIGILYTGNNSSRRNLMMSPESVGYVFVYEFYDSEINKMRFDCPVEILLLNSVSSELHFPFPPLNCYTFCFYFFSPYFHCT